From the Kogia breviceps isolate mKogBre1 chromosome 3, mKogBre1 haplotype 1, whole genome shotgun sequence genome, one window contains:
- the LOC131752695 gene encoding LOW QUALITY PROTEIN: iron-responsive element-binding protein 2-like (The sequence of the model RefSeq protein was modified relative to this genomic sequence to represent the inferred CDS: substituted 1 base at 1 genomic stop codon), with translation MVVSTANSLQVFPAGMAFMNPSQIAFTSSEDPVKPRCNETASTGLGASSDESQVQSPSEKDKEEAADPLSIQVTHHHSVETLATMHSGAGPGYAFEYLIETLNDSSHKKFFNVPRLGGTKYDVLPYSIRVLLEAALRNCDGFLMKREDVLNILDWKTKQSNVEVPFFPTRVLLQDFTGIPAMVDFAAMREAVKILGGDPKKVHPACPTDLTVDHSLQIDFNKCAIQNAPNPGGGDLQKAGKLSPLRVQPKKLPCRGQTTCRGSCDSGELGRNSGRFSSQIESTPILCPFHLQPVPEPETVLKNQEGEFGRNXERLQFFKWSSRVFKNVAVIPPGTGMAHQVNLEYLWRVVFEEKDLLFPDSVVGTDSHITMVNGLGILGWGVGGIETEAVMLGLPASLTLPEVVGCELTGSSNPFVTSIDVVLGITKHLRQVGVAGKFVEFFGSGVSQLSIVDRTTIANMCPEYGAILSFFPVDNVTLKHLEHTGFDKAKLKSTETYLKAVKLF, from the exons ATGGTTGTTTCAACTGCAAATAGTTTGCAGGTTTTCCCAGCAGGGATGGCTTTCATGAATCCAAGTCAGATTGCCTTTACTTCTTCTGAGGACCCGGTCAAGCCCAGATGCAATGAAACTGCATCTACAGGGCTTGGTG CCTCTAGTGATGAGAGTCAAGTGCAGAGTccctcagagaaagacaaagaagaggcAGCAGATCCACTGAGCATCCAGGTAACCCACCACCACTCAGTGGAGACCCTGGCAACCATGCACAGTGGGGC TGGTCCAGGATATGCCTTTGAGTACCTTATTGAAACATTAAATGACAGTTCACATAAGAAGTTCTTCAATGTACCTAGACTTGGAGGCACCAAGTATGATGTTCTGCCTTACTCAATACGGGTCCTGTTGGAAGCTGCTCTGCGAAATTGTGATGGCTTTTTAATGAAAAGGGAAGATGTTTTGAACATTTTAGActggaaaaccaaacaaagcAATGTTGAAGTGCCCTTTTTCCCTACCCGTGTTCTTCTTCAAGATTTTACTGGAATACCGGCAATGGTGGATTTTGCTGCTATGAGGGAGGCAGTGAAAATTCTTGGAGGTGACCCTAAGAAAGTCCATCCTGCCTGTCCGACAGATCTCACGGTTGATCATTCTTTACAAATTGACTTCAACAAATGTGCAATACAGAATGCTCCAAATCCTGGAGGTGGTGACCTACAGAAAGCAGGAAAGCTTTCTCCACTTAGAGTGCAGCCTAAGAAGCTTCCCTGCAGAGGCCAGACTACCTGCCGAGGATCATGTGATTCTGGAGAACTAGGCCGAAACTCAGGAAGATTTTCTTCGCAGATCGAAAGTACACCCATTCTATGTCCTTTTCATTTGCAACCAGTGCCTGAACCTGAAACagtattaaaaaatcaagaagGAGAATTTGGCAGAAATTGAGAGAGGCTTCAGTTTTTCAAGTGGAGTTCAAGAGTTTTTAAGAATGTGGCTGTAATCCCTCCTGGAACTGGAATGGCTCATCAAGTAAACTTAGAGTATTTGTGGAGAGTGGTTTTTGAAGAAAAGGACCTCCTCTTTCCGGACAGTGTCGTTGGCACAGATTCTCATATAACTATGGTGAATGGTTTGGGGattctggggtggggggttggaggTATTGAAACAGAAGCAGTTATGCTTGGTTTGCCAGCTTCTCTTACTTTACCAGAGGTGGTTGGATGTGAATTAACTGGCTCATCGAATCCTTTTGTTACATCCATAGATGTTGTTCTTGGCATTACAAAGCACCTCAGGCAAGTAGGAGTGGCTGGAAAGTTTGTTGAGTTTTTTGGAAGTGGAGTTTCACAGTTATCTATAGTAGATCGAACTACAATAGCAAACATGTGTCCAGAATATGGTGCTATCCTCAGCTTTTTCCCTGTTGACAATGTGACATTAAAACATTTAGAACATACAGGTTTTGACAAAGCCAAACTCAAGTCAACGGAAACATACCTTAAAGCTGTGAAATTGTTTTGA